From the Ostrinia nubilalis chromosome 8, ilOstNubi1.1, whole genome shotgun sequence genome, one window contains:
- the LOC135073959 gene encoding coiled-coil domain-containing protein 12, with translation MVIMENIENVGSLEEQALKRKERLKNLKRKAPSNENTGSESTEVVTLPKPKFRSYKPQDELLQEAKLEEAQPTLVEDEVKDLLEAGKEKVVLQDLDISSLAPRKPDWDLKRDVSKKLEKLERRTQKAIAELIWERLKEGGEDNLGAMVSMTENRPTDDD, from the exons ATGGTgatcatggaaaacattgagAATGTTGGTTCATTGGAAGAGCAAGCTTTAAAACGTAAAGAAAGACTAAAAAATTTAAAGCGAAAAGCTCCTAGCAATGAAAATACAGGTTCTGAATCTACTGAAGTTGTAACTTTGCCCAA GCCTAAGTTTCGTAGCTATAAACCTCAAGATGAGTTGCTGCAGGAGGCCAAACTAGAAGAAGCTCAGCCCACACTTGTAGAAGATGAGGTTAAGGACCTGCTTGAAGCGGGAAAAGAAAAG GTTGTGCTGCAAGATTTAGATATATCCAGTTTAGCTCCTAGAAAACCAGATTGGGATCTCAAGAGGGACGTCTCTAAAAAGTTAGAGAAACTTGAAAGGAGAACACAGAAGGCAATAGCGGAGTTAATTTGGGAGAGGTTGAAGGAAGGGGGAGAAGACAACTTGGGGGCCATGGTCTCTATGACTGAGAATAGGCCCACAGACGATGATTGA